One segment of Thermococcus sp. AM4 DNA contains the following:
- a CDS encoding GNAT family N-acetyltransferase codes for MLTIEELRSETEVLECLETARALPEWFNEAGLRAIKRDLMREKTFIAVEGGKVLGFVTVKSLNERALEILWMAVRRELRGRGIGTELLRFVEEWARGRGFEVLVVKTSGDLGYKPYDETRLFYERNRFVRIALIDPYPEWGEPALIYIKCIRK; via the coding sequence ATGCTGACCATCGAGGAGCTCCGCTCAGAAACAGAGGTGCTCGAATGCCTTGAGACTGCCAGGGCTTTGCCGGAGTGGTTCAACGAGGCCGGCCTCAGGGCTATCAAGCGCGATTTAATGAGGGAGAAGACCTTCATCGCCGTCGAGGGAGGTAAGGTTCTCGGCTTCGTGACCGTTAAGTCCCTCAACGAGAGGGCCCTTGAGATCCTCTGGATGGCGGTTAGGAGGGAGTTGCGGGGCCGTGGGATTGGCACGGAACTGCTCCGCTTTGTCGAGGAGTGGGCGAGGGGGAGAGGCTTCGAGGTACTCGTCGTCAAGACGTCGGGCGATTTAGGTTACAAGCCCTACGATGAGACGAGGCTCTTCTACGAGCGGAATAGATTTGTGAGAATCGCGCTGATAGACCCGTATCCTGAGTGGGGTGAGCCGGCGCTGATTTACATAAAATGCATCAGAAAATGA
- a CDS encoding 6-hydroxymethylpterin diphosphokinase MptE-like protein, whose amino-acid sequence MNWETWRPFYLRIVREMGYSIEEDRKSAELLRSLLLESDDYILREELGAVIGRKVYVFGAGPSLERALNEFDFSDGTLIAADGATTALLDFGIIPDVIVTDLDGRISDIKLANDRGAFLVVHAHGDNRDKLVSYVPFLSRILGTCQTEPLDIIYNFGGFTDGDRAAFLAKELGAREITLVGFDFGETVGKWSKPSLREHSPIWESKRKKFEFAKELLAWLEKNGRAKIKTLTPSPPQRSEEEQQERGRSADAARTL is encoded by the coding sequence ATGAACTGGGAAACGTGGAGGCCCTTCTACCTCAGAATAGTGAGGGAGATGGGCTATTCAATCGAGGAAGACAGAAAATCGGCCGAGCTGCTCCGCTCGCTCCTCCTCGAGAGTGACGACTACATCCTCCGCGAGGAGCTTGGGGCCGTAATCGGACGAAAAGTCTACGTCTTCGGAGCGGGCCCCAGCCTTGAGAGGGCATTGAATGAGTTCGACTTCTCGGACGGGACGCTCATAGCGGCGGATGGTGCAACAACGGCTTTGCTCGACTTTGGTATCATCCCCGATGTGATCGTTACCGATCTCGACGGAAGGATTTCTGACATAAAGCTCGCCAATGACCGGGGCGCTTTCCTCGTCGTCCACGCCCACGGGGACAACAGGGATAAGCTCGTCTCCTACGTCCCGTTTCTGTCGAGAATCCTCGGCACCTGCCAGACCGAGCCCCTGGACATAATCTACAACTTCGGGGGCTTCACCGACGGCGACAGGGCGGCTTTTCTGGCTAAGGAACTCGGCGCGAGGGAGATAACGCTTGTCGGGTTCGACTTCGGCGAGACCGTTGGGAAGTGGAGCAAGCCGTCTTTAAGGGAACACTCGCCAATCTGGGAGAGCAAGCGTAAGAAGTTCGAGTTCGCGAAGGAACTGCTGGCATGGCTGGAGAAAAACGGGAGGGCGAAAATAAAAACTCTAACCCCTTCTCCCCCCCAGCGGAGCGAGGAGGAGCAGCAGGAACGCGGCCGGTCCGCAGACGCCGCCCGAACCCTTTGA